A genome region from Bacteroidota bacterium includes the following:
- a CDS encoding TM2 domain-containing protein: MSAAEKKFQLNEKKITHFSSADLFQLRRDTSAVSHHAIKENKKLIAAILAFPVPFGVLGLHRIYLGTDPWVPVAYMLTLGGAGIISMIDFIEIVSADDATLQSFEHNGKFFMWVK, encoded by the coding sequence GTGAGCGCGGCTGAGAAAAAATTTCAGCTCAACGAAAAAAAAATCACACACTTTTCTTCTGCTGATTTATTTCAATTGCGCCGCGACACATCTGCTGTTTCACATCACGCAATAAAAGAAAATAAAAAACTTATTGCTGCCATTCTCGCATTCCCTGTTCCATTCGGCGTTCTCGGACTTCACCGCATTTATCTCGGAACAGATCCGTGGGTGCCCGTTGCGTACATGCTCACGCTCGGGGGCGCGGGAATAATTTCCATGATCGATTTCATCGAGATCGTTTCTGCCGACGATGCAACACTTCAATCGTTCGAGCACAATGGGAAATTTTTTATGTGGGTGAAATGA
- the glmS gene encoding glutamine--fructose-6-phosphate transaminase (isomerizing) — MCGIVAYIGNKQAYPILVKGLHRLEYRGYDSAGVAIVNETLSVYKCKGKVDDLENFSKGKNVSGTIGIGHTRWATHGEPNDVNAHPHFSGSKKTVVIHNGIIENYAPLKEELIKRGHQFDSDTDTEVLIHLIEDIQQRENVSLDEAVRIALNNVIGAYAIVIISQDNPDQIIAAKKSSPLVIGIGTDEFFVASDATPIVEYTKNVVYLEDEEIAVINRGKKLQVKTIRNQEIDPYIHELQLQLEAIEKGGFAHFMLKEIYEQPRSIKDSMRGRINALEGVVALGGIRDHLQKFRIANRVLIVGCGTSWHAGLVGEYLFEDLARIPVEVEYASEFRYRNPVIYENDVVIAISQSGETADTLAAVELAKSKGATIFGVCNVVGSTIPRHTHGGSYTHAGPEIGVASTKAFTAQVTVLTLMALLLGHQRGTITESHYHEMLSELEAVPSKIEKVLKLNDQLKYLATIFKDAKNFLYLGRSYTFPVALEGALKLKEISYIHAEGYPAAEMKHGPIALIDDEMPIVVIATKGTSYEKVVSNIQEVKARKGKIIAVVTEGDTIVKKMADHVIEIPETDEKLVPLVSVVPLQLLAYHIAVMRGCNVDQPRNLAKSVTVE, encoded by the coding sequence ATGTGCGGAATTGTCGCTTACATCGGAAATAAACAAGCGTATCCAATTCTTGTCAAAGGCCTGCACCGGCTTGAGTACCGTGGATACGACAGTGCAGGAGTTGCTATTGTGAATGAAACGCTCAGCGTTTACAAGTGCAAAGGCAAAGTAGATGATCTCGAAAATTTCTCGAAAGGAAAAAATGTAAGCGGAACCATTGGCATTGGCCATACGCGCTGGGCCACGCATGGAGAACCGAATGATGTGAATGCGCATCCGCATTTTTCCGGAAGTAAAAAAACGGTGGTCATTCACAATGGGATCATCGAGAATTATGCGCCGCTGAAAGAAGAACTCATCAAGCGCGGACATCAGTTCGACAGTGATACCGATACGGAAGTTCTCATTCATCTCATCGAAGATATTCAGCAGCGGGAAAATGTTTCGCTCGACGAAGCAGTCCGGATCGCGCTTAATAACGTGATCGGCGCTTATGCAATAGTCATTATTTCGCAGGATAATCCGGACCAGATCATTGCTGCGAAAAAAAGTTCGCCGCTTGTGATCGGGATCGGAACCGATGAATTTTTTGTTGCTTCGGATGCAACGCCGATCGTGGAGTACACAAAGAATGTGGTTTATCTCGAAGACGAAGAAATAGCGGTGATCAATCGCGGAAAAAAGCTGCAGGTGAAAACGATCCGCAACCAGGAGATCGATCCTTACATTCATGAATTACAATTACAACTTGAGGCGATAGAAAAAGGCGGATTCGCTCATTTCATGCTCAAGGAAATTTACGAGCAGCCCCGTTCCATTAAAGACAGTATGCGCGGAAGAATAAATGCGTTGGAAGGTGTTGTTGCACTTGGCGGCATCCGTGATCATCTTCAGAAATTCAGAATTGCTAATCGCGTTCTCATTGTAGGATGCGGAACTTCATGGCATGCCGGGCTCGTGGGAGAATATTTATTCGAAGATCTTGCACGCATTCCGGTGGAAGTAGAGTACGCTTCGGAATTCCGTTATCGCAATCCTGTCATTTATGAAAACGATGTGGTAATTGCGATTTCCCAATCGGGAGAAACGGCCGACACGCTCGCAGCAGTTGAACTTGCAAAATCAAAAGGTGCAACTATTTTCGGCGTGTGCAATGTTGTCGGTTCAACAATCCCGCGTCACACGCACGGTGGTTCGTACACGCACGCAGGGCCCGAGATCGGTGTGGCTTCTACAAAAGCATTTACCGCACAGGTAACTGTTCTTACACTGATGGCATTATTGCTAGGACACCAGCGCGGAACAATCACTGAAAGTCATTATCATGAAATGCTGAGCGAACTGGAAGCGGTGCCTTCTAAAATTGAAAAAGTTCTGAAACTGAATGACCAGTTGAAATACCTCGCAACAATTTTCAAAGACGCGAAAAATTTTCTTTACCTCGGAAGAAGTTATACATTTCCTGTCGCACTCGAAGGTGCGCTGAAGCTGAAAGAAATTTCTTACATACACGCAGAAGGATATCCTGCAGCAGAAATGAAACATGGCCCGATCGCTCTCATTGACGATGAAATGCCGATCGTGGTCATTGCCACCAAAGGAACATCGTACGAAAAAGTAGTGAGCAATATCCAGGAAGTGAAAGCACGCAAAGGAAAAATAATTGCCGTGGTGACTGAAGGCGATACCATCGTGAAAAAAATGGCAGATCATGTGATTGAAATTCCGGAGACGGATGAAAAATTAGTTCCGCTTGTTTCCGTTGTTCCGCTTCAATTACTCGCGTATCACATTGCTGTGATGCGAGGATGCAATGTAGATCAACCGAGAAATCTTGCGAAGAGTGTGACGGTGGAATAA
- a CDS encoding DUF4270 domain-containing protein → MGLDVQPAGELIDLQTEDTVTVETYTVREDSLRTDESPIVQIGSYNDPDFGRVSAGLFTQFSVPNSLTNLDFGSTAVLDSTILQLKYDYDFYGDTTTAMHFSVYQMTEDIYKDSEYYSNHSKQFYPTIVGDTLFTPHPRTYVPTSSDTLPPYLSFHINSSFAQQIFGQSGGPNLASNAAFLDYFKGFYIAPDSTLPGGSMLRFNLLDSLTRFTFYYHTSTDTLRFSFVVNTGSAYYSYFNHNYNGAASSLLTQLASPGPNTDNEVYIQACAGVKTKILFPYLNNLRSLGYPIAINKAELVIKADPSQSTADLPVNKQLYAVYLDSAGHQFLMTDMFENSVYYGGSVNTTTSEYHINMARYFQQLMNGTLPNYGLYLKEVSPVEYSRRAVIGSGRNDPTNTYKMYLHLVYTRIN, encoded by the coding sequence GTGGGACTTGATGTTCAACCTGCAGGTGAACTGATCGATCTGCAAACAGAAGATACTGTTACGGTGGAGACTTACACCGTACGGGAAGATTCGCTGCGCACAGATGAATCGCCGATCGTGCAGATAGGGAGTTACAATGATCCTGATTTCGGAAGAGTGAGCGCCGGACTCTTTACTCAGTTTTCTGTTCCGAACAGTCTTACTAATCTTGACTTCGGAAGTACTGCTGTACTTGATTCAACAATTCTTCAATTGAAATACGATTATGATTTTTACGGTGATACTACGACCGCAATGCATTTCAGTGTTTACCAAATGACAGAAGACATTTACAAAGACAGCGAATATTATTCCAATCACTCCAAACAATTTTATCCGACCATAGTTGGTGACACTTTATTTACTCCGCACCCGAGAACCTATGTCCCCACTTCGAGCGACACTTTGCCGCCTTACCTGAGTTTTCATATTAATTCTTCATTCGCACAGCAGATCTTCGGCCAGTCGGGCGGACCTAATCTTGCAAGCAATGCAGCGTTCCTCGATTATTTCAAAGGATTTTACATTGCCCCCGATTCAACTTTACCGGGAGGATCGATGCTGCGATTTAATTTGCTGGATAGTTTAACGCGTTTCACTTTTTATTACCACACTTCCACCGACACATTGCGATTTTCTTTTGTCGTGAACACCGGATCGGCTTACTACTCTTATTTCAATCATAATTATAATGGCGCAGCGTCAAGTTTATTGACACAACTTGCTTCGCCAGGTCCGAATACAGACAACGAAGTTTACATACAGGCATGCGCGGGAGTGAAAACAAAAATTTTATTTCCTTATCTTAATAATCTGCGGAGTCTCGGTTATCCCATTGCGATCAACAAAGCAGAACTTGTGATTAAGGCAGATCCTTCTCAATCTACAGCAGATCTGCCGGTGAACAAACAATTGTATGCAGTTTATCTTGACTCTGCCGGACACCAGTTCCTGATGACGGATATGTTTGAGAACAGCGTTTATTATGGAGGATCGGTGAATACCACGACCAGTGAATATCACATAAACATGGCGCGTTATTTTCAACAACTCATGAATGGGACACTCCCGAATTACGGATTGTATCTCAAAGAAGTTTCACCGGTGGAATATTCGCGAAGGGCGGTGATCGGAAGCGGACGTAATGATCCGACCAACACTTACAAAATGTATCTTCATCTCGTCTACACTCGTATTAACTGA
- a CDS encoding glycogen/starch synthase gives MTKKARVLFVSQEITPYLDETPMGFTARYLPQGIQEKGKEIRTFMPRYGCINERRNQLHEVIRLSGMNLIINDTDHPLIIKVASIQSARMQVYFIDNEEYFQRKFILTDKKNEYFADNDERMIFFARGVIETVKKLGWAPDIVHCHGWFTSLMPLYLKKAFRDNPLFAETRVVYSVYDDDFTNPLHKDFSKKILIEGVEKGDVDAVAKSPSFLNVSKLAIDYSDAVIKGAPKINSDVDKYIKKSGKNYLEFKSREEYVAAYSEFYDAVLEEEPLLVD, from the coding sequence ATGACTAAAAAAGCAAGAGTTCTCTTCGTTTCTCAGGAGATCACCCCCTACCTCGATGAAACACCTATGGGCTTTACAGCCCGATATCTGCCCCAGGGCATTCAGGAAAAAGGTAAAGAAATCCGCACTTTCATGCCGCGTTACGGATGCATTAATGAGCGCCGGAACCAACTTCATGAAGTGATCCGCCTTTCCGGGATGAACCTTATCATTAATGATACTGATCATCCGTTGATCATTAAAGTTGCCTCTATTCAATCGGCGCGAATGCAGGTTTACTTTATTGATAATGAAGAATACTTCCAGCGCAAATTCATTCTCACTGATAAAAAGAACGAGTATTTTGCTGATAACGATGAGCGCATGATCTTCTTTGCGCGTGGTGTGATAGAAACGGTGAAAAAACTTGGATGGGCACCTGATATCGTGCATTGCCATGGCTGGTTCACATCGCTTATGCCACTTTATCTGAAAAAAGCTTTCCGCGACAACCCACTTTTTGCTGAAACGCGCGTCGTATATTCTGTATATGATGATGATTTCACAAATCCGCTGCATAAAGACTTCTCCAAGAAGATTCTTATTGAAGGCGTTGAAAAAGGAGACGTGGACGCGGTTGCTAAATCGCCTTCGTTCCTCAATGTATCTAAACTTGCTATTGACTATTCAGACGCTGTTATCAAAGGCGCACCGAAGATCAACAGCGACGTTGACAAATACATTAAAAAATCCGGCAAGAATTACCTCGAATTCAAATCGAGGGAAGAATATGTTGCCGCTTATTCTGAATTTTACGACGCAGTTCTCGAAGAAGAGCCCCTGCTTGTCGACTGA
- a CDS encoding pantoate--beta-alanine ligase encodes MQTITSGKVVSELTQIARSSGQKVGFVPTMGALHQGHKSLVEKARNENDLVVVSIFVNPTQFNDAGDLKKYPRTPDQDADLLLNAGCDILFVPSVDEMYPAGFDEEEKTDLVGLDLVMEGRSRPGHFNGVVQVVKKLFSIVGECNSYFGEKDFQQLAIIRRMTKQLYLPVKIIACPTVRESGGLAMSSRNMRLSPEGRMAANNISKILFALKAKWKEMSTGEAKRFVEEAILAEKLFRLDYFDIVDRESLLPSAANEKRNVIGCIAVFIGEVRLIDNVSLD; translated from the coding sequence ATGCAAACGATAACGTCCGGAAAAGTAGTATCGGAATTAACACAAATTGCAAGAAGTTCAGGACAGAAGGTCGGTTTTGTTCCCACAATGGGAGCGTTGCATCAAGGACACAAAAGTCTTGTAGAAAAAGCCCGGAATGAAAATGATTTGGTCGTAGTTAGCATTTTTGTCAATCCAACCCAATTCAACGATGCAGGTGATCTGAAAAAATATCCGAGAACCCCTGATCAGGATGCGGATCTTCTCTTGAACGCGGGATGCGATATTTTATTTGTTCCTTCTGTAGATGAAATGTACCCGGCCGGTTTCGATGAGGAAGAAAAAACGGATCTCGTCGGACTTGATCTAGTGATGGAGGGTCGTTCGCGCCCGGGTCATTTCAATGGCGTGGTGCAGGTGGTGAAAAAATTATTTTCTATTGTGGGCGAATGCAATTCGTATTTCGGAGAAAAGGATTTTCAGCAACTCGCTATTATCAGGAGAATGACAAAGCAACTATATCTTCCCGTGAAGATCATTGCATGTCCAACCGTGCGAGAATCCGGTGGACTGGCCATGTCATCGAGGAATATGCGATTGAGCCCGGAGGGAAGAATGGCCGCGAATAATATTTCGAAAATACTTTTTGCTTTGAAAGCAAAATGGAAAGAGATGAGTACCGGGGAAGCAAAGCGATTTGTAGAAGAGGCAATACTTGCAGAAAAGTTATTTCGTCTCGATTATTTTGACATTGTGGATCGCGAATCGTTGTTGCCTTCAGCGGCGAATGAAAAAAGGAATGTCATTGGCTGTATCGCCGTTTTTATCGGAGAAGTTAGGTTGATCGATAACGTTTCATTGGATTGA
- a CDS encoding sigma-70 family RNA polymerase sigma factor, giving the protein MRIRFLWPKKETQLSDSELIDQYRRTTNSWYAGELFRRYTQLITAVAYNYMQNNVDTEDAVMEVFEIILRDLQHHEVNNFKTWVYSVTKHLCLKKLRKDSMEVKDVETALRNLAADESPKTEALQLEEQLEKLKEAVTKLSEEQKKCIELFYFEEKSYKEVSDLTGFSVNEVKSYLQNGKRNLKGYLVPTEE; this is encoded by the coding sequence GTGCGCATACGCTTTCTCTGGCCTAAAAAGGAAACCCAGCTGAGCGACTCGGAACTGATAGATCAGTACCGTCGCACGACGAACTCTTGGTACGCAGGAGAATTATTTCGTCGATACACCCAGTTGATCACTGCAGTGGCTTATAACTACATGCAGAATAACGTAGATACTGAAGACGCAGTAATGGAAGTCTTCGAAATTATTCTGCGGGATCTGCAACACCACGAAGTGAATAATTTCAAAACCTGGGTGTACAGTGTAACAAAGCATCTCTGCCTGAAAAAACTCAGGAAAGATTCCATGGAGGTCAAAGATGTGGAGACAGCACTCCGCAATCTGGCCGCCGACGAGTCGCCAAAAACAGAGGCGCTGCAGCTGGAAGAACAACTCGAAAAACTCAAAGAAGCCGTTACAAAGCTCTCTGAGGAACAGAAAAAGTGCATCGAGCTGTTCTACTTTGAAGAGAAGAGCTATAAAGAGGTATCAGACCTCACAGGTTTCTCGGTCAACGAGGTAAAAAGTTACCTCCAGAATGGTAAGAGAAATCTCAAAGGTTATCTGGTACCCACCGAAGAATGA
- a CDS encoding gliding motility-associated C-terminal domain-containing protein codes for MKKINKSPRRFITLFTAVLLVVTAKAFDYDGNSVWNSAWDNEKVFTENRGQFPVIGTKDPNVLYGYDNGKTMIYFRRDGFSYELMTKSPKENDRREEFMRDENHQEEEGAAKFTHEKINIIFQDANTSSELVASEKVSWYSNYVVKDGDREHSIDEIPGFTKLTYKEIYPHIDIEFIFHSSEGIKYSIIVHPGGDISNVKMDWNGMKKMDLEASGDVHVQTMFGEIVDHAPSTFYSDDHSSAITSSFVKNEKSISFQLGDYDHSRAIVIDPWQLTSGLGYGNSNKVWECEHDNNLNSYFWGGDTPCRLKKYNNAGTIQWTYNSPWDTANFWIGTLITDNNGVSYCSGGSNGEIAKVSTAGAQVWYNNPNGFFGPIFEYWHFAFNCDQTTLVIGGMRASNPLSTSTYRGVIITINMGSGAVTGFTNVGWIAGLTIKEARSICTCPSGGYYFLTLDSIGYVNSAIVQQWKSVNGYNFSYGNPSYSIQGNMGMSAIRANGNFIYTVNGSNVAKRNTATGAVIATAAIPGGISASGFGGNTFGCSGLDLDSCGNVYVGSGTQIVKYDANLNQLATQATPGVVYDVSVSKSGQVVACGNGWMGTYAFGTCNPMQAICISAALSASSTQVNVTCNGSCNGSATAIPAGGTSPYTYSWSPSGGTAATANSLCAGNYTCTITDATSATTTVSVAITQPPAITATQSHTNISCNGGCNGTATVVASGGTGTYTYSWAPAGGTAATANSLCVGTYTCTISSPAGCTITQTFSITQPAALVATATSQNNVSCNGGSNGTASVSVSGGTSAYSYNWTPGNPPGDGTASVTGLSSGTWTCTVTDANGCTTTQTFNITQPTALTATATSTPTGCSSNTGTATASPSGGTGPYTYSWAPSGGTAATANNLAAGTYTCTITDANGCTTTANASVASSSGPALTVQSSSNVSCNGGTNGSATINATGNGPFTYSWAPVGGTAATASGLAANTYTVTVIDANGCSSTQTVSITQPTAVSGTTTTTPTGCAASTGSATVTASGGTGSYTYSWAPSGGTGSTASNLPSGNYTCTITDANGCTGTANASVSSSSGPAVTLQSSSDVSCNGGANGNATMNATGSGPFSYSWSPSGGTAATANNLTPNTYTCLVTDVNGCTTTQTVAINQPAAITSSTSTIPATCGNPDGSATVTANGGTGAYTYSWAPSGGTAATASNIPAGNYTVTITDANGCTASANASVANTGGPTVTLQSSSNVTCFGSGNGTATVNATGNSPFTYSWSPSGGTAATATSLAPGTYTCAITDASGCVTTQTVTITEPTQLVSNPASTPATCNTSNGTADAVASGGTGPYTYVWSNSQTTATLSSLAGGTYSVTVTDANGCTTTSTVVVANNGAPVVTVSSQTDESCFGDNAGSATVNATGGSSPYTYAWSPAGGTAATANGLSAGTYTVTVTGSDGCAQTQTVTITQPSAISLATSSVPENCGSGNGSATVNASGGTPGFTYSWSNSGTTATISNLAAGSYAVTVTDANGCVATQTVSVGTSGTATANAGNTITITSGQSTTLTGTGNGTTFTWSPPAGLSCTSCPVTIASPTVTTTYTLTVVDSLGCTATDTVTVFVENPCGTIWVPNAFSPNADNENDILYVRGSCVKVMDFEVFNRWGEKVFTSNDVSKGWDGKWRDKDCEAAVFTYYLRATLDDGTEIERQGSISLVK; via the coding sequence ATGAAAAAAATCAATAAATCACCGCGTCGTTTCATCACACTATTCACAGCGGTGCTGCTCGTTGTTACCGCAAAAGCTTTTGACTATGATGGAAATTCTGTATGGAATTCGGCGTGGGATAATGAAAAAGTTTTCACTGAGAACCGCGGACAATTCCCTGTGATCGGAACGAAAGATCCCAACGTGCTCTATGGTTATGACAATGGGAAAACGATGATCTATTTCCGACGCGATGGTTTCAGTTATGAGCTCATGACCAAGTCGCCGAAAGAGAACGATCGCCGTGAAGAATTTATGCGGGATGAAAATCACCAGGAGGAAGAGGGCGCTGCAAAATTCACGCACGAGAAGATCAATATTATTTTCCAGGATGCAAATACCAGTTCGGAATTAGTGGCGTCAGAAAAAGTTTCCTGGTACAGCAACTATGTGGTAAAGGATGGTGACAGGGAACATTCCATTGATGAGATCCCCGGTTTCACCAAACTCACTTACAAGGAAATTTATCCTCACATCGATATTGAATTTATTTTTCATTCTTCAGAAGGAATAAAATATTCCATCATCGTTCATCCCGGCGGCGATATCAGTAATGTGAAAATGGACTGGAACGGAATGAAAAAAATGGATCTCGAAGCAAGTGGTGATGTTCATGTACAGACAATGTTCGGTGAGATCGTGGATCACGCTCCTTCTACTTTTTATTCCGATGATCATTCTTCAGCGATCACATCTTCATTCGTGAAAAACGAAAAATCAATTTCATTTCAACTCGGCGATTATGATCATTCAAGGGCCATTGTCATCGATCCTTGGCAACTCACCTCCGGTCTTGGTTACGGAAATTCAAACAAAGTGTGGGAGTGTGAACATGATAATAATCTGAATTCTTATTTCTGGGGCGGCGATACCCCTTGCCGATTGAAAAAATATAACAACGCAGGAACCATTCAGTGGACTTACAATTCTCCATGGGACACAGCGAATTTCTGGATCGGAACTTTGATCACTGATAACAATGGTGTTTCTTATTGCAGCGGTGGATCGAACGGCGAGATCGCGAAAGTGAGTACAGCAGGAGCACAGGTGTGGTACAATAATCCGAATGGCTTTTTCGGGCCGATATTCGAATACTGGCACTTCGCATTCAACTGCGATCAGACGACTCTTGTCATTGGAGGAATGCGCGCATCAAATCCTCTTTCTACATCCACTTATCGCGGTGTAATCATCACCATAAATATGGGAAGTGGTGCGGTGACAGGATTTACCAATGTGGGATGGATAGCAGGACTGACGATCAAAGAAGCGCGTTCTATTTGTACTTGTCCGAGTGGCGGATATTATTTTCTTACGCTCGACTCGATCGGTTATGTGAATTCAGCGATCGTTCAGCAATGGAAATCGGTGAACGGATATAATTTCTCCTATGGAAATCCGAGTTATTCCATCCAGGGAAATATGGGAATGAGTGCTATTCGCGCCAATGGAAATTTCATTTACACGGTGAACGGATCGAACGTAGCGAAACGGAATACGGCGACCGGAGCTGTCATTGCAACTGCTGCAATTCCCGGAGGAATAAGTGCAAGTGGTTTTGGCGGAAATACTTTCGGTTGCAGCGGACTCGATCTAGATAGTTGCGGAAATGTTTACGTGGGATCAGGAACACAAATTGTAAAGTATGATGCAAACCTGAATCAACTTGCAACACAAGCTACACCCGGAGTGGTGTATGATGTTTCCGTTTCTAAATCAGGACAGGTTGTTGCCTGCGGAAACGGATGGATGGGAACGTATGCATTCGGAACCTGCAATCCCATGCAGGCCATTTGTATTTCTGCCGCGCTTTCTGCTTCTTCCACGCAGGTGAATGTAACGTGCAACGGGTCATGCAACGGTTCTGCAACTGCAATTCCCGCCGGAGGAACATCGCCGTACACTTACTCATGGTCACCAAGCGGTGGAACTGCCGCAACTGCAAATTCACTTTGTGCAGGAAATTACACGTGCACTATTACCGATGCAACTTCAGCTACAACAACGGTTTCTGTTGCTATCACTCAACCACCTGCAATAACAGCAACACAATCGCACACCAACATTTCCTGCAATGGCGGATGCAACGGAACAGCAACAGTGGTCGCAAGCGGCGGAACAGGAACTTACACTTATTCCTGGGCGCCCGCAGGTGGAACCGCTGCAACAGCAAATTCGCTTTGCGTTGGAACCTATACCTGCACCATCAGTTCTCCTGCAGGTTGTACTATAACACAAACATTCAGCATCACACAACCTGCTGCACTCGTTGCAACTGCGACTTCGCAAAACAACGTTTCCTGCAATGGCGGATCGAACGGAACCGCTTCCGTTTCGGTTTCCGGGGGAACAAGTGCCTATTCCTATAACTGGACACCGGGAAATCCTCCCGGCGACGGAACAGCAAGCGTGACCGGTTTGTCAAGCGGAACTTGGACCTGCACAGTTACCGATGCCAATGGTTGTACTACAACACAAACATTCAATATCACACAACCGACTGCGCTTACTGCAACCGCAACTTCCACACCAACAGGTTGCAGCTCGAACACGGGAACTGCAACTGCTTCTCCTTCGGGAGGAACAGGGCCTTATACTTATTCGTGGGCGCCGTCCGGCGGAACAGCAGCCACCGCAAATAATCTCGCTGCAGGCACATACACGTGTACGATCACGGATGCTAACGGATGCACGACCACTGCGAATGCAAGTGTTGCATCTTCATCGGGGCCAGCACTAACTGTTCAGTCGAGCAGCAACGTTTCCTGCAATGGAGGAACCAATGGATCAGCAACGATCAACGCAACCGGTAACGGACCGTTCACTTATAGTTGGGCGCCGGTTGGCGGAACCGCAGCAACTGCATCGGGACTCGCGGCAAATACTTACACCGTTACAGTGATCGATGCGAACGGATGTTCTTCCACGCAAACTGTTTCCATTACACAACCTACTGCAGTTTCCGGAACCACAACCACAACTCCTACAGGATGCGCTGCAAGCACAGGATCTGCAACGGTAACTGCAAGTGGCGGAACCGGATCTTACACCTATTCATGGGCTCCATCGGGCGGAACAGGATCAACTGCAAGTAATCTTCCGTCGGGCAACTATACGTGTACCATCACGGACGCGAACGGTTGCACAGGAACTGCGAATGCAAGTGTTTCTTCTTCGAGCGGGCCTGCTGTAACTCTGCAGTCGAGCAGTGATGTCAGTTGCAATGGAGGAGCCAATGGAAACGCAACCATGAATGCGACCGGAAGCGGGCCATTCTCTTACAGCTGGTCGCCGAGCGGGGGAACTGCTGCAACTGCAAATAATTTAACTCCGAACACTTACACTTGCCTGGTTACCGATGTCAATGGTTGTACTACAACACAAACCGTTGCCATCAATCAACCGGCCGCCATCACTTCTTCCACTTCCACAATTCCGGCTACCTGCGGAAATCCCGATGGAAGCGCAACAGTTACTGCAAATGGCGGAACGGGAGCGTACACGTACTCATGGGCGCCGAGTGGGGGAACTGCGGCAACAGCTTCCAACATTCCTGCTGGAAATTATACGGTAACAATCACTGATGCGAATGGATGCACGGCTTCAGCAAATGCAAGCGTTGCTAATACGGGAGGGCCAACCGTTACTTTACAATCAAGCAGCAACGTCACTTGTTTCGGAAGCGGAAACGGAACTGCAACAGTGAATGCGACCGGAAACAGTCCGTTCACTTATTCCTGGTCACCATCGGGAGGAACAGCCGCAACAGCAACCAGCCTCGCACCCGGTACGTACACGTGCGCGATCACGGATGCGAGCGGTTGTGTTACAACACAAACCGTCACAATTACAGAGCCAACGCAATTAGTTTCTAATCCCGCTTCTACGCCTGCTACCTGCAATACCAGCAACGGAACGGCTGATGCAGTCGCGAGCGGGGGCACTGGCCCGTACACGTACGTGTGGAGCAACTCGCAAACAACAGCAACACTCAGCAGTCTTGCCGGGGGAACTTATTCCGTAACCGTCACCGATGCGAATGGATGTACAACAACTTCTACAGTTGTTGTCGCGAATAACGGAGCTCCTGTCGTTACTGTTTCTTCTCAAACGGATGAATCCTGTTTCGGCGATAATGCAGGAAGCGCCACGGTGAATGCGACCGGAGGATCTTCCCCGTACACGTATGCGTGGTCGCCTGCGGGCGGAACTGCGGCAACTGCGAATGGACTCTCCGCTGGAACTTACACCGTTACGGTTACCGGAAGTGATGGTTGTGCTCAAACACAAACTGTCACTATTACTCAGCCATCGGCAATTTCGCTGGCAACTTCATCCGTTCCGGAAAATTGCGGAAGCGGAAACGGATCGGCAACTGTGAATGCAAGTGGAGGAACACCGGGTTTCACTTACTCATGGAGTAATTCCGGAACTACGGCAACGATCAGTAATCTTGCGGCCGGTTCTTATGCCGTAACGGTGACCGATGCGAATGGTTGTGTTGCAACACAAACCGTGTCCGTCGGTACAAGCGGAACCGCAACTGCCAATGCGGGCAACACGATAACGATCACCTCCGGACAAAGCACAACACTCACGGGCACAGGTAACGGAACTACATTCACGTGGAGTCCTCCTGCAGGATTGAGCTGCACCAGCTGCCCGGTCACTATTGCTTCTCCAACGGTAACCACCACTTACACACTCACCGTCGTGGATTCACTCGGATGCACCGCTACTGATACGGTTACGGTGTTCGTTGAAAATCCATGCGGAACTATCTGGGTGCCGAATGCTTTTTCTCCGAATGCAGATAATGAAAATGATATTCTTTACGTGAGAGGAAGTTGTGTTAAAGTAATGGACTTCGAAGTGTTCAACCGCTGGGGAGAAAAAGTTTTCACATCGAATGATGTTTCGAAAGGATGGGATGGAAAATGGCGCGATAAAGATTGCGAAGCTGCCGTGTTCACGTATTACCTGCGCGCCACACTCGACGACGGAACCGAAATTGAAAGACAGGGAAGTATTTCATTGGTGAAATAA